From the Argentina anserina chromosome 3, drPotAnse1.1, whole genome shotgun sequence genome, the window GATGCTTCTCAGAGTGGTTAAAGAGATCGCAGGAGAAACGTGCAAGTGTTCTCTGTCCCCAGTGTCGAGCAGTTGTGCAATTTGTTGGAAGAAACCATTTCCTGCATAACATTGCTGATGAAATACTTAATGCAGATTCTTCACTGAGACGCTCTAACGAAGACATTGCAGTTTTAGATTCCTATGCAACAGTACGGTCAAATCTTGTCATAAAGTTGGGAAAGGGGCTGCTTGGGAAAAGGGTTCGTTCGGCAGTGCGAGATGAAGCTGAAACTGTTGAGCTTCCATGCCCTCAATGCAGTACTCAATTTGGTGGGTTTCTCTGCGATCGAAGCACTACCCATCTGCAATGTCAAGCATGTGGAGGAATGATGCCTTCACGAACCAATATAAGTGTACCTCAACACTGTATAGGGTGTGACAGGTCATTTTGTGGTGCATATTGGCATGCTCAGGGAGTTGCACAAAGTGCCTCTCACCACGTATGCAGTCCCGATACTTTCAAACCAATCTCTGAACGCACCATGTCTAGAATTCCTACTTCTGCACATGAAAACAATCGACATGAACAAGAAATCACTAGGAGGTGTATTGTACAAATGGGGAGAACGTTGCAGGATGTTATTGCAGAATGGATGACAATGTTCAATAACAGGACAATTGATCGAACTAACAGGATGCCACTGAAGCATGCCGAGCTGATAACTTCTGGGACATATACGTGCAGTGATTGTTATGAGAAGTTGATCTCATTCCTCTTGTACTGGTTTCGGGTTTCGGTCTCTGCATCTCATCTTCCACCAGATGCGTCACAAAGGGCGAATTGCTGGTATGGATATGCATGTCGAACACAGCACCATAATGAAGATCATGCTCGTAAAAGGAATCATGTATGCCGGCCGACTAGGGGTGCAAATGTgtagaattttatttttagcTTTTGCTGTTTTCACAAACAAGGCTGGAATTTGCTATTCTGGTGCGATGGATTTTTCCTGATATCATTTTAGTTGCCAGCCAGACTTATGTGTATGTTGTTTTATCCTAATTTGAAGTATTTTAGGTTGTATTTTCAAGTCAATGATCTTATAAATGCGAGCCTAAATACTATTTCAGTTCAGGATTTGAATTCCAGACTTATGTGCAAGTTGTTTTTCCCAATGAATGTTAGGGTAGTGTCAGTGTTTATAAATTTAGATATTTGGGATCAACAAGTGCTTATACGGGCATTTCTCTCCTGATTCCCATTATCTTACCTTTCCAaacttgaagaagatgaaacttAAAGAGATCACGCAAAGGAAACAAACGTTTTGATGTACTTGGGTATAAACTGAAGGCTGAAGGTTCAAAAGCATATTGCTCGATTCAGCATAGGAACATTAGGAAGTACTTACATTAGACGGTAAATATAGAATTTCTTCATCCAAATAAAGTGTCACACATGACATCAAATGTTACAGTATTTCAATATTACAATATAACTTCTTCTAGAACCACTGTTGCACCGGAAATCATCTTGCTTGTTCTTACCAGTTCAAGAAAGTCCGGATGTTGAGGTGAATGAAGAATCACCATTTTCCCCAACTTTTGAGCGCGCTCCAGAATGTATTTTGCCAAATCCAGTTCATTACTATTACTCTCCATGATGTCCAGTTTCACCTCCTTAAGCTCACAAGTAAAATTAAGGTTTTGGGACTTCCAGTATTCCACATCAAATATGGGAGCCTGAAAAAGCCACAGGGCAAGTCAGTTGACAATAAGAGGTTATCAAGAACAAGAGGTTATTGTAATAAGCaatgatttaaaaaatttatctgGAAGAACATTCAATGTGATATGCAAGGGGCATCATATGCAATATCACTTACATTATCCCCTTCCTCATTTGTACAATCCTCTTCTGTAGTCTCACTATTTTCCTGCTCTGTTTCATTGTCCTCTTCCTCAAATCCATCATATGCTTCCTCAATTGCTTCATTATATACGACAGATGTTATACGTAAAGTATTCAAAGTAGTGATTCCTCTCAAAAGATTGACCATTGCTGGGATGAAGTCATCAGTTACACTTCTAACATGCAAAGTCAAATCATGAACATTATCGAACGGTAATGGTGTTGCACCTTCCAAAAATAAAGCC encodes:
- the LOC126788021 gene encoding uncharacterized protein LOC126788021, whose translation is MAELGESSGAKLSGEIWAKLVPSDSRFPDVEIRDFVLTQDTFQSQDIGLDESLICSPIDKCEWCRITRNPDQSSATMQNKSSNAILVDGAVIQSEESTVIRSGSEIISGPEGEECLSYRFNVLPGPETCQKMLKISVDAEHAKCCICLNIWHDAVTIAPCFHNFCNGCFSEWLKRSQEKRASVLCPQCRAVVQFVGRNHFLHNIADEILNADSSLRRSNEDIAVLDSYATVRSNLVIKLGKGLLGKRVRSAVRDEAETVELPCPQCSTQFGGFLCDRSTTHLQCQACGGMMPSRTNISVPQHCIGCDRSFCGAYWHAQGVAQSASHHVCSPDTFKPISERTMSRIPTSAHENNRHEQEITRRCIVQMGRTLQDVIAEWMTMFNNRTIDRTNRMPLKHAELITSGTYTCSDCYEKLISFLLYWFRVSVSASHLPPDASQRANCWYGYACRTQHHNEDHARKRNHVCRPTRGANV
- the LOC126788025 gene encoding uncharacterized protein LOC126788025, which gives rise to MFSLDNYELLNIDILGEKLEEIHILWQFDASNDSRPCIRSLNIFAPKLKKIKWCGTFLDHQHLGNSMCLEEARIYLFPDFNELIENPLEVLCSIQMVKALELNEETTKALFLEGATPLPFDNVHDLTLHVRSVTDDFIPAMVNLLRGITTLNTLRITSVVYNEAIEEAYDGFEEEDNETEQENSETTEEDCTNEEGDNAPIFDVEYWKSQNLNFTCELKEVKLDIMESNSNELDLAKYILERAQKLGKMVILHSPQHPDFLELVRTSKMISGATVVLEEVIL